Proteins from one Planctomyces sp. SH-PL62 genomic window:
- a CDS encoding HD family phosphohydrolase, whose amino-acid sequence MRTFPSVSLQQSRLAKQRARLVSFSLIALTVLVTSAIVHGSGPPFVYRLGQRPEREIRVKVKEFRIRNQTKTSNERQAAADQVPLVMINDPAPIKDLAERLDDLTVTIAKSQRFEDVDPILISTWKLQPEAYLDIKSATDTPQRRDNLHVQLAKAFEPLLDAGVLGPGALPRNEESSRTLSVRDVGQAADEARIFPRERVVPERIVKPDGAVARDFIAAFTPSRVGETLFQLVADRLDGRPTLTFDQEETARLRELARDAVGERYDPFREGQVLVEQGQAIGEEQLILLRMEHDTAIAELTFAEKLQRAFGVLALVSSLFILAGFYVARHERLIAADLGRIATLCALVVLCLGIVRLLANQSWNADLIPVAAAAMILAIAYNPGFGLMATFSLSILTCMALGTGISHFLILMGGTAAGVLGLNDVRTRTKLIKVGATSAGVYMILTWAAGLWEHQPIELIRSDAFWRAGWGLMAGFFMGGSLPFLENAFGIVTGISLLELGDNTHPLLQELVRRAPGTHNHSITVGAIAEAAAERIGANGLLVRIGAYFHDIGKMLKPHYFIENQVGSTNRHANLAPAMSTLIIIGHVKDGVDLGRQHHLPERIIDLIEQHHGTTLVEYFYHEANRRNGGNPDAALIQESAFRYPGPKPQTKEAGILMMSDCVESASRTLSEPTPSRIEGLVSELIDKRLRDGQFDESGLTLREIAEIRDSLVKSLIGIYHGRVKYPEQRTA is encoded by the coding sequence TTGCGGACCTTCCCTAGCGTCTCGCTCCAGCAGAGTCGGCTCGCCAAGCAGCGGGCGCGGCTCGTGAGCTTTTCGCTGATCGCGCTGACGGTCCTGGTGACCTCGGCGATCGTCCACGGCTCCGGCCCCCCGTTCGTCTACCGGCTGGGCCAGCGTCCCGAGCGCGAGATCCGGGTCAAGGTCAAGGAGTTCCGGATCCGGAACCAGACCAAGACCAGCAACGAGCGCCAGGCCGCCGCCGACCAGGTCCCGCTGGTCATGATCAACGACCCCGCGCCGATCAAGGATCTGGCCGAACGGCTGGACGACCTGACGGTGACCATCGCCAAGTCGCAGCGGTTCGAGGACGTCGACCCGATCCTGATCTCGACCTGGAAGCTCCAGCCCGAGGCCTACCTCGACATCAAGTCGGCCACCGACACGCCGCAGCGCCGGGACAACCTGCACGTCCAGCTCGCCAAGGCCTTCGAGCCCTTGCTGGACGCCGGCGTCCTCGGCCCCGGGGCCCTCCCCCGGAACGAGGAGTCGAGCCGCACGCTCTCGGTGCGGGACGTCGGCCAGGCGGCCGACGAGGCCCGGATCTTCCCCCGCGAGCGCGTGGTCCCGGAGCGGATCGTCAAGCCCGACGGCGCGGTGGCTCGCGACTTCATCGCCGCGTTCACCCCCAGCCGGGTCGGCGAGACCCTGTTCCAGCTCGTCGCCGACCGCCTCGACGGCCGCCCGACCCTCACCTTCGATCAGGAGGAGACCGCCCGCCTCCGCGAGCTCGCCCGCGACGCCGTGGGCGAGCGCTACGACCCGTTCCGCGAAGGGCAGGTCCTCGTCGAGCAAGGCCAGGCGATCGGCGAGGAGCAGCTCATCCTGCTGCGGATGGAGCACGACACGGCCATCGCCGAGCTGACCTTCGCCGAGAAGCTCCAGCGAGCCTTCGGCGTCCTGGCCCTGGTCTCGTCGCTGTTCATCCTGGCGGGCTTCTACGTGGCGCGGCATGAGCGGCTGATCGCCGCCGACCTGGGGCGGATCGCCACGCTCTGCGCCCTGGTGGTCCTCTGCCTGGGGATCGTCCGGCTGCTGGCCAACCAGTCCTGGAACGCCGACCTGATCCCGGTGGCGGCGGCGGCGATGATCCTGGCGATCGCCTACAACCCCGGCTTCGGCCTGATGGCGACGTTCTCCCTCTCGATCCTGACCTGCATGGCGCTGGGGACCGGCATCTCCCACTTCCTGATCCTGATGGGGGGGACCGCCGCCGGCGTCCTGGGGCTCAACGACGTCCGGACGCGGACCAAGTTGATCAAGGTGGGGGCGACCTCGGCGGGGGTCTACATGATCCTCACCTGGGCGGCCGGGCTCTGGGAGCACCAGCCGATCGAGCTGATCCGCAGCGACGCCTTCTGGCGCGCCGGCTGGGGCCTGATGGCCGGCTTCTTCATGGGGGGGAGCCTCCCGTTCCTGGAGAACGCCTTCGGGATCGTCACCGGCATCAGCCTGCTGGAACTGGGGGACAACACCCACCCCCTGCTCCAGGAACTGGTCCGCCGCGCCCCGGGGACGCACAACCACTCGATCACCGTCGGGGCCATCGCCGAGGCGGCGGCCGAGCGGATCGGGGCGAACGGCCTCCTGGTGCGGATCGGGGCCTATTTCCACGACATCGGCAAGATGCTCAAGCCCCACTACTTCATCGAGAACCAGGTCGGCTCGACGAACCGCCACGCCAATCTCGCGCCCGCGATGAGCACCCTGATCATCATCGGCCACGTCAAGGACGGCGTCGACCTCGGCCGCCAGCATCACCTGCCCGAGCGGATCATCGACCTGATCGAGCAGCACCACGGCACGACCCTGGTGGAGTATTTCTACCACGAGGCCAACCGCCGCAACGGCGGCAACCCCGACGCCGCGCTGATCCAGGAGAGCGCCTTCCGCTACCCCGGCCCCAAGCCCCAGACCAAGGAGGCCGGCATCCTGATGATGTCCGACTGCGTGGAGAGCGCCAGCCGGACCCTGTCGGAGCCGACCCCGTCCCGGATCGAGGGCCTGGTCAGCGAGCTGATCGACAAGCGGCTCCGCGACGGCCAGTTCGACGAGTCGGGCCTCACCCTCCGCGAGATCGCCGAGATCCGCGACAGTCTGGTCAAGTCGCTGATCGGCATCTACCACGGCCGCGTCAAGTATCCCGAACAGAGGACCGCCTGA
- a CDS encoding PhoH family protein: MKVLARHGEVRVEGDPTRVEQAREIFEGLRSLYRSRRAVLSTDVADLIDRIVMVPADATTVEIREGNRVVRPRTGGQNRYLQALRDNELVLCVGPAGTGKTYLAVSTAVSALRQGRIKKIVLVRPAVEAGEHLGFLPGDLEAKINPYLRPLLDALHDLMPYDQIRRYMDNDLIEIAPLAYMRGRTLNDAAIILDEGQNATVSQMKMFLTRMGQNSRIIVTGDVTQVDLPPATPSGLADAVERLSKVPGVAAVTLDRTDIVRHPLVQAIVDAYEAVETPPADYEERLGTPARPHHPAAAPTDVESE; encoded by the coding sequence GTGAAGGTTCTGGCCCGGCACGGCGAGGTCCGCGTCGAGGGGGACCCCACCCGCGTGGAGCAGGCTCGCGAGATCTTCGAGGGGCTGCGCTCCCTCTACCGGTCGCGCCGGGCCGTCCTCTCCACCGACGTGGCCGACCTGATCGACCGGATCGTGATGGTCCCGGCCGACGCGACGACCGTCGAGATCCGCGAGGGGAACCGCGTGGTCCGGCCACGCACCGGCGGCCAGAATCGCTACTTGCAGGCCCTCCGCGACAACGAGCTGGTCCTCTGCGTGGGCCCGGCCGGCACCGGCAAGACCTACCTCGCGGTCTCCACGGCCGTCTCCGCGCTCCGCCAGGGCCGGATCAAGAAGATCGTGCTGGTCCGCCCGGCCGTGGAGGCCGGCGAGCACCTGGGCTTCCTGCCCGGCGACCTGGAGGCGAAGATCAACCCCTACCTCCGCCCCCTGCTCGACGCCCTGCACGACCTGATGCCCTACGATCAGATCCGCCGCTACATGGACAACGACCTGATCGAGATCGCCCCCCTCGCGTACATGCGGGGACGGACCCTGAACGACGCCGCCATCATCCTCGACGAGGGCCAGAACGCCACCGTCTCGCAGATGAAGATGTTCCTGACCCGCATGGGCCAGAACTCGCGGATCATCGTCACCGGGGACGTCACCCAGGTCGACCTGCCGCCGGCCACCCCGAGCGGCCTCGCCGACGCGGTCGAACGGCTGTCCAAGGTCCCCGGCGTCGCCGCCGTCACGCTCGACCGGACCGACATCGTGCGCCACCCTCTCGTCCAGGCGATCGTCGACGCCTACGAGGCCGTCGAGACGCCCCCCGCCGACTACGAGGAGCGGCTCGGCACCCCGGCCCGGCCCCACCACCCCGCGGCGGCCCCGACGGACGTCGAGAGCGAGTGA
- a CDS encoding phosphatidate cytidylyltransferase, with protein MLRTRVVSGVLIVAALVLLLAVDQALAPWFPLWFLLSAFAMGAAARELIALMEATPSRPYPPVVFGGLLAILAADWVPHVVATCRSAERISGIVHGPDAAVAVLAWPFLSFTAVLMAAFVAESLRFDKPGRAVASIAGTILIVAYVGLLGSFLVQMRWLDGCKHGLVPLAFLIATAKGADVGAYTIGRLAGRHKLWPEISPNKTVEGAIGGLAFALAAALLVEWVATTHVGVTALGWPGAAGFGLVIGVVAQVGDLMESMIKRDCRRKDASAAVPGFGGVLDVLDSLLFAAPVAYGLWACLGP; from the coding sequence ATGCTGCGCACCCGCGTCGTCAGCGGCGTCCTGATCGTCGCCGCTCTGGTCCTGCTCCTCGCCGTCGACCAGGCCCTCGCCCCCTGGTTCCCGCTCTGGTTCCTCCTCTCCGCCTTCGCGATGGGAGCGGCGGCGCGCGAGCTGATCGCGCTCATGGAGGCGACTCCGTCGCGGCCCTACCCGCCGGTCGTCTTCGGCGGACTGCTGGCGATCCTCGCGGCCGACTGGGTCCCCCACGTCGTCGCGACCTGCCGCAGCGCCGAGCGGATCTCGGGGATCGTCCACGGGCCGGACGCGGCGGTCGCCGTGCTCGCCTGGCCGTTCCTGAGCTTCACGGCGGTGTTGATGGCCGCGTTCGTGGCCGAGAGCCTGCGATTCGACAAGCCGGGCCGGGCCGTCGCCTCGATCGCCGGGACGATCCTGATCGTCGCCTACGTCGGGCTCCTGGGGAGCTTCCTCGTCCAGATGCGCTGGCTCGACGGTTGCAAGCACGGCCTGGTCCCGCTGGCCTTCCTGATCGCGACCGCCAAGGGGGCCGACGTGGGGGCGTACACCATCGGGCGGCTGGCGGGGCGTCACAAGCTCTGGCCCGAGATCAGCCCGAACAAGACGGTCGAGGGGGCGATCGGCGGCCTGGCCTTCGCGCTGGCGGCGGCGCTGCTCGTCGAGTGGGTCGCCACGACCCATGTGGGGGTCACCGCGCTGGGCTGGCCCGGCGCGGCGGGCTTCGGGCTCGTGATCGGCGTCGTCGCCCAGGTCGGCGACCTGATGGAGTCGATGATCAAGCGCGACTGCCGTCGGAAAGACGCCTCGGCCGCGGTCCCCGGCTTCGGGGGCGTGCTCGACGTCCTGGACTCCCTGCTCTTCGCCGCTCCCGTCGCCTACGGGCTCTGGGCCTGCCTCGGCCCCTGA
- a CDS encoding isoprenyl transferase, giving the protein MRADEQPPLNITEEGRARLQDWGLKPEQLPRHVAVIMDGNGRWAQKRGFPRVVGHRRGIQSVRAVVEEGVRLGLEQLTLYCLSVENWKRPPRELRFLMRLLRRFLVVERAELMAQNVRLRVIGRREGLPPEVLEEIDRTVAETAANTGMILRLAINYGGRTEIVDAVRRLAEEVRAGRLAPADIDEASVSGLLETAGSADPDLLIRTAGEMRISNFLLWQVSYTELWVTPTLWPDFRGADLLRACADFAARERKFGGLPASSLAAGTPAG; this is encoded by the coding sequence ATGCGAGCAGATGAGCAACCCCCGCTGAACATCACCGAGGAAGGCCGGGCCCGGCTGCAAGACTGGGGATTGAAGCCCGAGCAGCTCCCCCGACACGTCGCCGTGATCATGGACGGCAACGGCCGCTGGGCGCAGAAGCGGGGTTTCCCCCGAGTCGTCGGCCACCGCCGGGGAATCCAGAGCGTCCGGGCCGTGGTCGAGGAGGGCGTCCGGCTGGGGCTCGAACAGCTCACGCTCTACTGCCTCTCCGTGGAGAACTGGAAGCGGCCCCCCCGCGAGCTGCGGTTCCTGATGCGACTGCTCCGGCGATTCCTGGTCGTCGAGCGGGCCGAGCTGATGGCGCAGAACGTCCGGCTGCGGGTGATCGGCCGCCGCGAGGGGCTCCCCCCGGAGGTCCTCGAGGAGATCGACCGCACCGTCGCGGAGACCGCCGCCAACACCGGCATGATCCTCCGACTGGCGATCAACTACGGCGGCCGGACCGAGATCGTCGACGCCGTCCGGCGACTCGCCGAGGAGGTCCGCGCCGGGCGGCTCGCCCCCGCCGACATCGACGAGGCGAGCGTCTCCGGCCTGCTGGAGACCGCCGGCTCGGCCGACCCCGACCTCCTGATCCGCACCGCGGGCGAGATGCGGATCAGCAACTTCCTGCTCTGGCAGGTCTCCTACACCGAGCTCTGGGTCACCCCGACCCTCTGGCCCGACTTCCGCGGCGCCGACCTGCTCCGGGCCTGCGCCGATTTCGCCGCGAGAGAGCGGAAGTTCGGCGGCCTGCCCGCCTCCTCCTTGGCCGCCGGGACCCCGGCGGGTTAG